The Verrucomicrobiota bacterium genome segment ACCATCATTCAGGGCCATGTGAATCTGCTCTCCACTCTTCCTCATTTCGATCCGGACGCCCGGGAATCCATGGACCACATTGCCGGCGCCTCCGAGCGCGCCGCGAATTTGACGGCGCAGTTGCTCGCCTTCAGCCGGAAACGGATGATGCAGCCCCTGCAATTGGATTTGACCGAGGTGGTCACGAACGCCGGGCGAATGATGCGTGGATTGCTGGGCGAACGAATCGAACTGCAATTCGCTTATCCTGGCCATCTCCCGCTCGTGAACGCCGACGCCGGAATGCTCGAGCAATTGATTATCAACCTGGCGCTCAACGCGCGCGATGCGATGCCGTCGGGCGGGAAGCTGGTTGTCAGCCTGGCAGCGCTGGAAATCGATTCTGCTTACGCGCGCCGAAATCCGGAGGCTCGGCCCGGCGCGTTCGTCCGCCTGACGTTCGAGGACACCGGCTGCGGCATGGCGCCGGAAACCTTGAGCCGGGTGTTCGAGCCGTTCTTCACAACCAAGGACGTCGGCAAAGGGAGCGGCCTTGGATTAGCTTTGGTTTATGGGATTGCGAAACAGCATCAGGGTTGGATCGAAGTGGAAAGCTGCCTGGGCGCCGGCACGACCTTCCGGGTTTACCTGCCTTGCGCAGGGGAGATCGACCGCCAGTCAGCCCCGCCTCCCGCGGACGAAAGTGTGGCGGGCGGAGCGGAAGCCATTCTGGTGGTGGAGGACGAGCCGTCTCTCCGCCAACTCGTCAAAAAAATCCTGAAACTTCACGGGTATAACGTGCTGACCGCCGCCAATGGCCGCGAGGCGCTGGAGATATGGAATCGCAGCGGCCGGCAAATCGATCTCTTGCTCACCGACCTCGTGATGCCGGAGGAACCCACCGGGATGGAACTGGCGAAACGCCTCAAGGCTGAACGGCCCGAGTTGAAAATCATCTACACCAGCGGCTACAGCATTGACCTGAAAGCGTATAGCCCGATTCTGCGCGAGGGCCGCAATTTCCTCGCCAAACCGTTCAATCCCCCCACGCTCACTGCCGCAGTCCGGAGATGCCTGGATGACGTCCACGATTCCGCGATCTCGCATGGTGACCGCGAACCCACGCCCGGCCCGCACTGCTGTTGAATTAAGGGATGAAATCGAGAGTTGCTTCAAGATTTCTCCTTCTCTCCCTCGGCAGGGAGGAGAGGGACGGGGGAGAGGAGGGCCGTCTTTATTGGCTCGCCCCTCTCCTCGGTCCTCTCCCCACTCGTTCCTCGCGGGGAGAGGAAGATGACGAAGAAGTCTAGACTTGCTCCTGGCCCAGCACCGGTTCGTGCAGCATGCCGTGCAGCGTCCTCACCAGCTCCTCGGCGGTGTAGGGCTTTTGGAGAAATCGGACGGAACCAGGATGCGCGGCGTCGAGCGGGCCGGGATTCTCGGCGAGACCGCTGACGGCGAGAATTTTCACGGCGGCGTTGACCTTCTGCAAGGCGCGTATGGTCGCCGGTCCGTCCAGGAACGGCATGGACATGTCCGTGATCACGCCGCGGATGTTTTGCTGGTGTTGAGCGTAGAGCGCGACGGCTTCCGTGCCATCCTTGGCGGTCAAGACGCGGTAGCCGCAGGATTCCAAAGTGCCCCGGGTGATTTCGCGGATCGCGCGCTCGTCGTCCACCACGAGCACGCATTCTCCCGCAGGATGGCGCCCTCTTCATCCATCGTGATGACGGCGTCGAGCGCGGAATCGATAATCAGCCGGGTGCGGGCTTCGCTCTCCCGGAGCGCTTGTTCTGCCCGCAGTCGATTCCTCCAAGGCGCCCATGGCACTGTCGGCTTGTTCGTCACGCGGGGCTACGCGACCGTCATCGTGGGGCGATGGAGAGTACGGATTCCCTGTCGGGTCAAGTACGGATAGGGACAGGCGAGTCCGTTCCGCTCGGAATTCGGTGACGATGCGCCAAACCCTTTGGACTGCGGCGGGAAGCGAAGCGCCTCGCCGCTTTCGCCGACGCTGCCAGGTTACTGCTTGGTCGGCGGGATGGACGACAAAGCTCGTAGCGCAGAGTTGCACTCTGCCGTATCGCAGAATTGTATTCTGCGGGGCGTCTCCCAGTCCGAGCCCGCTGGGACTTGCCGGCGCCCTGCCGATTGGAAATCGGCGATACAGCAGATTGAGAATCTGCGCTACGGTTCTCCGGTCGATCTGTCGTCAATCCCACGGTCTGCACAGTAATGAAGTGTGAGAGCAGCTCAAGGCCGC includes the following:
- a CDS encoding response regulator encodes the protein MLVVDDERAIREITRGTLESCGYRVLTAKDGTEAVALYAQHQQNIRGVITDMSMPFLDGPATIRALQKVNAAVKILAVSGLAENPGPLDAAHPGSVRFLQKPYTAEELVRTLHGMLHEPVLGQEQV
- a CDS encoding response regulator, which gives rise to MNLEAQLRHAQKMEAVGQLSAGLAHDFNNILTIIQGHVNLLSTLPHFDPDARESMDHIAGASERAANLTAQLLAFSRKRMMQPLQLDLTEVVTNAGRMMRGLLGERIELQFAYPGHLPLVNADAGMLEQLIINLALNARDAMPSGGKLVVSLAALEIDSAYARRNPEARPGAFVRLTFEDTGCGMAPETLSRVFEPFFTTKDVGKGSGLGLALVYGIAKQHQGWIEVESCLGAGTTFRVYLPCAGEIDRQSAPPPADESVAGGAEAILVVEDEPSLRQLVKKILKLHGYNVLTAANGREALEIWNRSGRQIDLLLTDLVMPEEPTGMELAKRLKAERPELKIIYTSGYSIDLKAYSPILREGRNFLAKPFNPPTLTAAVRRCLDDVHDSAISHGDREPTPGPHCC